A genomic region of Equus caballus isolate H_3958 breed thoroughbred chromosome 1, TB-T2T, whole genome shotgun sequence contains the following coding sequences:
- the DKK1 gene encoding dickkopf-related protein 1, with protein sequence MTALGAVGAARVLVALVAAALCSHPLLRVSATLNSVLVNSNAIKNLPPPLGGAAGHPGSAVSAAPGILYEGGNKYQTIDNYQPYPCAEDEECSTDEYCASPTRGAGAGAQVCLACRKRRKRCMRHAMCCPGNFCKNGICMPSDHNHFHRGEIEETIIESFGNDHSTLDGYSRRTTLSSKMYHTKGQEGSVCLRSSDCATGLCCARHFWSKICKPVLKEGQVCTKHRRKGSHGLEIFQRCYCGEGLSCRIQKDHHQASNSSRLHTCQRH encoded by the exons ATGACGGCTCTGGGCGCAGTGGGCGCTGCCCGGGTCTTGGTCGCCCTGGTAGCTGCGGCTCTTTGCAGCCACCCTCTGCTCAGAGTGAGCGCCACCTTGAACTCGGTTCTCGTCAATTCCAACGCCATCAAGAACCTGCCCCCACCGCTGGGCGGCGCTGCCGGACACCCAGGCTCCGCAGTCAGCGCTGCTCCGGGAATTCTGTACGAGGGCGGGAACAAGTACCAGACTATTGACAACTACCAG CCGTACCCGTGCGCCGAGGACGAGGAGTGCAGCACCGATGAGTACTGTGCGAGTCCCACCCGCGGAGCGGGCGCCGGCGCGCAAGTCTGCCTCGCCTGCAGGAAGCGCCGAAAACGCTGCATGCGCCACGCTATGTGCTGCCCTGGGAATTTCTGCAAAAATG GAATATGTATGCCTTCTGATCACAATCATTTCCACCGAGGGGAAATCGAGGAAACCATTATTGAAAGCTTTGGTAATGATCACAGTACCTTGGATGGGTACTCCAGAAGAACTACCCTGTCTTCAAAAATGTATCATACCAAAG GACAAGAAGGTTCTGTCTGTCTGCGATCATCAGACTGTGCCACAGGATTGTGTTGTGCCAGACACTTCTGGTCCAAGATCTGTAAACCCGTCCTCAAAGAAGGTCAAGTGTGCACCAAGCACAGGAGAAAAGGCTCCCATGGGCTGGAGATATTCCAGCGTTGTTACTGCGGAGAAGGTCTGTCTTGCCGGATACAGAAAGATCACCATCAAGCCAGTAATTCTTCTAGGCTTCACACCTGTCAGAGACACTAA